The following coding sequences are from one Ruminococcus flavefaciens AE3010 window:
- a CDS encoding ECF transporter S component codes for MKSFKFDAKSMVLLGLLTAIVAVFSFTPIGSIPIGPLVITLNIIPIAIAAISLGPVGGAIIGGVFGIFSFLQCFGIGVLSGMGAILVDINLPFAFIQRFVPRLLDGFLAGLIFQWVSKLTGVRIACFITGFCTALMNTAFFMLSLVFLFGNTEYVQGLMKGKSVIPFIISFVGVNALVEMIVCTIVTGAVGAALFQAKLIKAPEKKAAVR; via the coding sequence ATGAAAAGTTTTAAGTTCGACGCCAAAAGCATGGTATTGCTCGGTCTGCTGACAGCGATCGTAGCGGTATTCTCGTTTACCCCCATCGGTTCCATACCAATAGGTCCGCTGGTAATAACCCTGAATATCATACCTATCGCAATAGCTGCCATTTCGCTCGGTCCCGTAGGCGGAGCCATTATCGGAGGAGTATTTGGCATATTCAGCTTCTTGCAGTGCTTCGGAATCGGAGTGCTCAGCGGTATGGGAGCAATACTGGTAGATATCAATCTCCCGTTTGCATTTATCCAGCGTTTTGTACCGCGTCTGCTTGACGGTTTTCTTGCAGGACTTATCTTCCAGTGGGTCTCAAAGCTCACAGGTGTCCGCATCGCCTGCTTTATCACAGGCTTCTGCACAGCCCTCATGAACACAGCCTTTTTTATGCTGTCACTGGTGTTCCTCTTCGGAAATACAGAGTACGTTCAGGGACTTATGAAAGGCAAGAGCGTTATTCCATTCATTATTAGTTTTGTAGGAGTAAACGCACTGGTCGAAATGATAGTATGTACGATAGTTACAGGTGCTGTGGGAGCAGCTCTTTTCCAGGCAAAGCTCATCAAAGCTCCCGAG
- a CDS encoding SpaA isopeptide-forming pilin-related protein: MKNSMGKRLLSGVTSGLLAVMYTVPSSMGIPAYADETAADGLPIVNTPYEESMWYRGNPLGVAGDFHLFAFDTIETMNDSAHINGNIAAPNYLIGANHGQLNTEGTGRLLNVVRDSFKFKEGGNYDTAAKNDGRKGFSLGNMSDFMFPADCTLSTGYPEGNLTYPQDTSGAVNLRVPSADYVIELYTGGVGKAESYIAHAGSNLIDFDKEKVNYQNMSKKYAALDDTYAKVNWEANPNYNADDPNNQQAELGTLMLNSEGTNVLHLTADQLDRYKGLVVAGINYKDGTFYDDQVLVVNIDLQGKSKLSWTPEWTYRTIEDPDNKVEIAETQSALHGTNIIYNFFNAAEGGTQIIYNEGTSWSEGEIGSGGMAEPWGCVLAPDCDVVPNNMSGTIIAQNIRLHNETHMSPFMNPVAEKETIDVSAKKSWSDGESKHTGDEVEVTLYRADKAGLANVSADASAVKLDTKVLNSTGDWTAKWTELPKDDGKGNTYFYYAVEENVPTGYDVSYTGNGVGGGNRSIGVTNKLEEVLTKVKFVKYNDTIKITSETDSTITTESAKKKQEGARFTLTAKNVEGAKLNAGVTSNLDNDGEGTPVYSEDSITWLTGTTDIEFTGLPYGVYVLSEVAPAGFNPIDDIEFRLDGTGITPSNPDNKDMIRKLGDGSTEIDVVNELFELSINKVDENGDALVGARLRLTGKTKSGEDVDMTNVKARDAKYYTADGRSHDEGEKLEFYINNLKRNSAFEWNSTGSEIVFTGLPEGDYTVEEVSAPTGYVTSTEVVKFTVSKKDGKLVSDKEKDKVVVTNKKNDSSIKISKADVGGEIVQGAEFTLTKSSGDKLVQVITDYSADEIKAMTSMSPVLEANKKNITVNDVTDGMGYTLSGPTFRNVTVDGNAVSDEQNVYKTTGKASGTKLEIAGILGGTYRLELEDGRVFNIVADADEAIAPKVTAFKAEQLSEYKFTGGVADIAGLSDGDYVLKETASPNGYTKVDSEFTFTVKDGAVDKSSVKSETTGAIKTAEDGSLIITDNISEITIDKYFDSDGNTTPSGTTDGADLKLTFKKASDKAVTVIKDADTIAEGKSAEWNTKTSASKTFKGLMDGEYVLEEVKAPHGYEKAASKTFTIEDGVIKGNASNKESLLNVKKNTIILDKQALGGTPIPEEAGKAKFTLIAGEGTDLSGVSINDGTELGADVKSSEFDGNVATFMGLKDGTYTLREDAAPTGFSVVSDFTFTVKDGKVTDVSAVTTGKAYVDENGKLVVEDAPILNISKTDLGGKEITDGAAEFTLTAKDADGSLAGVKVNGGEALGDTKSTTFTGNTTKIEYLKDGKYSLKEDTAPAGYSTVSEFTFTVKNGVVTESSAVTDGVVEVSKDGKTVTVKDAPIITINKTDLGGNDVPESAGKVEYELTAKDSTLEGVKINGGDALTSTDKSAKIVGNISTLEHLKDGSYSLKETVAPDGYTVVSTFDFTVKNGVVTDVKTSTTGDVVTKSEDGKKITVADDISKITIDKKALGAEEIPASAGKATFVLTAEDEGKTLEGVKVGDKTLTSEDKSTTFTGNSTKFTGLKDGKYSLEETVAPDGYTTVTKFTFDIENGVVKNVETVTDGNAYVDEKGNLVVEDKQSVITIDKKALGAEEIPASAGKATFVLTAEDEGKNLEGVKVGDKTLTKDDKSTTFTGNSTKFTGLKDGKYSLEETVAPDGYTTVTKFTFDIENGVVKNVETVTDGNAYVDEKGNLVVEDKQSVITIDKKALGAEEIPASAGKATFVLTAEDEGKTLEGVKVGDKTLTKDDKSTTFTGNSTKFTGLKDGKYSLEETVAPDGYTTVTKFTFDIENGVVKNVEAVTDGNAYVDEKGNLVVEDKQSVITIDKKALGAKEIPASAGKATFVLTAEDEGKTLEGVKVGDKTLTKDDKSTTFTGNSTKFTGLKDGKYSLEETAAPDGYSVVSKFTFIMENGVVTKVDAVTNGRTSVAEDGKTLVIEDANYVSISKKDISGEDEISGAALELTNSDVDWTSIIEANSGDKDFTKVYDSDKNIIGIQWVSGDTAKIVQALKDGKYKLKETGDKFTSGGKVYDVITSELEFTIKNSKIVDASGKDIKAEHDKTSADGYYLVDKAGNAIEVCDAQATTTTTTTTTTSTTTTTSTTTTSTTTTTTTTTTTTTTSTTTTTTTTTTTTTTTTTTTTTTTTTTPTTTSTTTTTLAKVNINKVDDLNGKEVKGAKLTLVGRDASDTPITFVDGQLNVGKGGEAINSVGGALVWLSGDEKTVVTVQDGTYVLDELAAPNGYEKATRITFEVKDGKVVKGGKSADTVEMVDKIIVTTTTTTTTTTTTTTTTTTTTTTTTTTTTTTTTTTSTTTSTTTTTTPTTTSTTTTTLAKVNINKVDDLNSKEVKGAKLTLTGKDASDKPITFKDGQLTVGKGGEAVNSVGNALVWLSGDEKTIVSVADGTYTLEELAAPNGYEKATAITFEVKDGKVVKGGKSEDTVEMVDEIIVTTTTTTTTTTTTTTTTTTTTTTTTSTTTTTTTTTTTTTTTSTTTTTTTTTTTTTAAATTVTTTVTAAVKIDKQDVYGAEVPGAELSISGKDKSGEAVEFKDGDIELGEGAEFVRKTGTAASWISGTSATEIRLTDGNYTLHEVAAPTGYVVATDIVFEIIDGKVVSVDGKATSEQTIIMIDEAVVTTTTKSRVDGMDVSRTTTTTTTTDTTTTTTTTTTTTTTATTTTDTTTTTTVPETTTTTEETTTTTATTTATTTTKASTTTKGKIATANSPKTGVKGISAALAILALAAGGAFAARSRKRNDD; encoded by the coding sequence ATGAAAAATTCAATGGGGAAGCGCCTGTTAAGCGGCGTTACCTCGGGACTTCTGGCTGTGATGTACACGGTGCCGTCAAGTATGGGTATCCCGGCTTATGCCGATGAGACCGCCGCTGACGGACTTCCGATAGTCAACACGCCCTATGAGGAGTCTATGTGGTACAGGGGAAATCCGCTGGGCGTAGCAGGTGACTTCCATTTGTTTGCTTTCGATACTATCGAAACAATGAATGACAGCGCCCATATCAACGGCAATATCGCTGCACCAAATTATCTTATCGGTGCAAACCACGGTCAGCTCAACACAGAGGGAACGGGACGGCTTCTCAATGTCGTAAGGGATTCCTTCAAATTCAAAGAGGGCGGCAATTATGATACCGCTGCAAAGAACGACGGAAGAAAAGGCTTCTCGCTGGGTAATATGAGCGATTTCATGTTCCCTGCGGACTGCACTCTTTCAACAGGCTACCCAGAGGGCAATCTCACTTATCCTCAGGATACCAGCGGAGCTGTAAACCTCAGAGTTCCGTCGGCTGATTACGTGATAGAGCTCTACACAGGCGGTGTTGGCAAGGCTGAGAGTTATATAGCTCATGCAGGCAGCAATCTCATCGACTTTGACAAGGAAAAGGTAAATTACCAGAATATGTCAAAGAAGTATGCCGCACTTGACGATACCTATGCCAAGGTCAACTGGGAAGCCAATCCGAATTACAACGCTGACGACCCCAACAATCAGCAGGCAGAGTTAGGTACGCTCATGCTGAACAGCGAGGGTACGAATGTACTCCACCTTACTGCGGATCAGCTTGACCGCTATAAGGGGCTTGTAGTTGCAGGCATCAATTATAAGGACGGCACTTTCTATGACGATCAGGTACTGGTAGTAAATATAGATCTTCAGGGCAAGTCAAAGCTCAGCTGGACTCCCGAGTGGACCTACAGAACTATCGAGGATCCCGATAACAAGGTAGAGATCGCAGAGACTCAGAGTGCTCTTCACGGTACAAATATCATCTATAACTTCTTCAATGCTGCCGAGGGCGGTACACAGATCATTTATAACGAGGGTACTTCATGGAGCGAAGGCGAGATAGGAAGCGGCGGTATGGCAGAGCCATGGGGCTGCGTTCTTGCTCCCGACTGTGATGTAGTGCCCAACAATATGAGCGGTACTATCATCGCACAGAATATCCGCCTCCACAACGAGACACATATGTCTCCCTTCATGAATCCCGTTGCCGAAAAAGAGACTATCGACGTTTCAGCAAAGAAGAGCTGGAGTGACGGCGAAAGCAAGCACACCGGCGACGAGGTAGAGGTAACACTTTACCGTGCTGACAAGGCAGGTCTTGCAAATGTAAGCGCTGACGCTTCCGCTGTAAAGCTGGATACCAAGGTGCTCAACAGCACAGGCGACTGGACAGCGAAGTGGACAGAGCTCCCCAAGGACGACGGCAAGGGCAATACTTACTTCTACTATGCAGTAGAGGAAAATGTTCCCACAGGCTATGACGTTTCATACACAGGAAACGGCGTCGGCGGCGGAAACAGATCTATCGGTGTTACAAACAAGCTTGAGGAAGTCCTCACAAAGGTAAAGTTCGTAAAGTACAACGACACTATCAAGATCACTTCCGAGACCGACAGCACTATCACTACAGAGAGCGCCAAGAAGAAGCAGGAGGGTGCAAGGTTCACACTTACTGCCAAGAACGTTGAGGGCGCTAAGCTCAATGCGGGCGTTACTTCAAACCTCGACAACGACGGCGAGGGTACTCCCGTATATTCCGAGGATTCCATCACATGGCTCACAGGAACTACCGATATCGAGTTCACAGGTCTCCCTTACGGAGTCTATGTTCTCTCAGAGGTAGCTCCCGCAGGCTTCAATCCAATCGACGACATAGAGTTCAGACTGGACGGCACAGGTATCACTCCATCAAATCCCGATAATAAGGATATGATAAGAAAACTGGGCGACGGAAGCACTGAGATCGATGTTGTCAACGAGCTCTTTGAGCTTTCTATCAATAAGGTTGACGAAAACGGCGATGCTCTCGTCGGTGCTCGTCTCAGACTCACAGGTAAGACTAAATCAGGCGAAGATGTGGACATGACAAACGTCAAGGCTCGTGACGCAAAGTACTATACTGCTGACGGCCGCAGCCATGACGAGGGCGAAAAGCTGGAGTTCTACATCAACAATCTGAAGAGGAATTCCGCTTTCGAGTGGAACTCAACAGGCTCGGAGATAGTATTTACAGGTCTTCCAGAGGGCGATTACACCGTTGAGGAGGTAAGCGCTCCTACAGGCTATGTTACTTCGACCGAGGTCGTAAAGTTCACCGTATCGAAAAAAGACGGCAAGCTTGTATCCGACAAGGAAAAGGACAAGGTCGTAGTTACAAACAAGAAGAATGATTCTTCTATTAAAATAAGTAAGGCTGACGTTGGCGGCGAGATCGTTCAGGGCGCTGAGTTCACTCTCACAAAGAGCAGCGGCGACAAGCTGGTACAGGTCATCACCGATTATTCCGCTGACGAGATCAAGGCTATGACTTCAATGAGTCCTGTCCTTGAAGCAAACAAGAAGAACATCACAGTAAACGATGTTACGGACGGCATGGGCTACACACTCAGCGGTCCTACATTCAGAAACGTTACTGTTGACGGAAATGCTGTTTCCGATGAGCAGAACGTATACAAGACAACAGGCAAGGCTTCAGGCACAAAGCTTGAGATCGCAGGCATACTGGGCGGTACTTACAGGCTGGAGCTTGAAGACGGCAGAGTATTCAATATAGTAGCTGACGCTGACGAGGCAATTGCTCCTAAGGTAACTGCTTTCAAGGCTGAACAGCTCAGCGAATACAAGTTCACAGGCGGTGTGGCTGATATAGCAGGTCTCAGCGACGGCGATTATGTACTCAAAGAGACTGCTTCACCCAACGGCTACACAAAGGTAGATTCAGAATTCACATTCACTGTCAAGGACGGCGCAGTTGACAAGTCAAGCGTCAAGTCCGAGACAACAGGCGCAATAAAGACAGCTGAGGACGGCTCACTGATCATCACGGATAATATTTCCGAGATAACCATTGACAAGTACTTCGACTCAGACGGCAACACAACTCCTTCGGGCACAACCGACGGCGCAGACCTGAAGCTCACATTCAAGAAGGCTTCCGACAAGGCTGTTACAGTTATCAAGGACGCCGACACTATTGCAGAGGGCAAGTCTGCTGAGTGGAACACAAAGACAAGCGCTTCCAAGACCTTCAAGGGCCTCATGGACGGCGAATATGTTCTCGAAGAGGTAAAGGCTCCTCACGGCTACGAAAAGGCAGCTTCAAAGACATTTACTATCGAGGACGGCGTTATCAAGGGCAATGCTTCCAATAAGGAAAGCCTCCTTAACGTAAAGAAGAACACTATCATACTTGACAAGCAGGCTCTCGGCGGAACACCTATCCCCGAGGAAGCAGGCAAGGCTAAGTTCACTCTTATTGCAGGAGAGGGCACAGACCTGAGCGGTGTAAGCATCAACGACGGCACAGAGCTGGGCGCAGACGTTAAGTCTTCCGAGTTCGACGGCAACGTTGCTACATTCATGGGTCTCAAGGACGGTACATATACCCTCAGAGAGGATGCTGCTCCTACAGGCTTCTCAGTAGTAAGCGATTTCACATTCACAGTAAAGGACGGCAAGGTAACTGACGTATCTGCTGTCACAACAGGCAAGGCTTATGTTGACGAGAACGGCAAGCTCGTAGTCGAGGACGCTCCTATACTCAATATCAGCAAGACTGATCTTGGCGGCAAGGAGATAACAGACGGCGCAGCAGAGTTCACACTCACAGCCAAGGACGCTGACGGTTCTCTCGCAGGTGTTAAGGTAAACGGCGGCGAGGCTCTCGGCGATACAAAGTCAACAACATTCACAGGCAACACAACAAAGATCGAGTACCTTAAGGACGGCAAGTACTCACTGAAGGAGGACACAGCTCCCGCAGGCTACTCAACAGTATCAGAGTTCACATTCACAGTCAAGAACGGTGTCGTAACAGAGTCAAGTGCTGTTACAGACGGTGTTGTTGAAGTATCAAAGGACGGCAAGACTGTAACAGTCAAGGACGCTCCCATAATCACTATCAACAAGACCGATCTCGGCGGCAATGACGTTCCCGAGTCGGCAGGCAAGGTGGAGTACGAGCTCACAGCCAAGGACAGCACACTTGAGGGTGTGAAGATCAACGGCGGCGACGCTCTTACAAGCACAGATAAGTCTGCAAAGATCGTCGGCAACATCTCAACTCTTGAACACCTCAAGGACGGCAGCTATTCTCTCAAGGAGACAGTTGCTCCGGACGGCTATACAGTTGTATCAACATTTGATTTCACTGTAAAGAACGGCGTAGTTACAGATGTCAAGACATCAACAACAGGCGATGTGGTAACAAAGTCCGAGGACGGAAAGAAAATCACTGTTGCAGATGACATCTCAAAGATCACGATCGACAAGAAGGCTCTCGGCGCTGAGGAAATTCCCGCTTCCGCAGGTAAGGCAACATTTGTACTTACAGCAGAGGACGAGGGCAAGACTCTCGAGGGAGTAAAAGTAGGCGATAAGACACTCACAAGCGAGGACAAGTCAACTACATTCACAGGCAACAGCACAAAGTTCACAGGCTTAAAGGACGGCAAGTACAGTCTTGAAGAGACAGTAGCTCCCGACGGCTATACAACAGTTACAAAGTTCACATTCGACATCGAGAACGGTGTAGTAAAGAACGTTGAGACAGTAACAGACGGAAATGCTTACGTTGACGAAAAGGGCAACCTTGTAGTTGAGGATAAGCAGTCCGTTATCACAATTGACAAGAAGGCACTTGGCGCTGAGGAAATTCCCGCTTCCGCAGGTAAGGCAACATTCGTACTTACAGCAGAGGACGAGGGCAAGAACCTTGAGGGAGTAAAGGTCGGCGACAAGACACTGACAAAGGACGACAAGTCCACAACATTCACAGGCAACAGCACAAAGTTCACAGGCTTAAAGGACGGCAAGTACAGTCTCGAAGAGACAGTTGCTCCTGACGGCTATACAACAGTTACAAAGTTCACATTCGACATCGAGAACGGTGTAGTAAAGAACGTTGAGACAGTAACAGACGGCAACGCTTACGTTGACGAAAAGGGCAACCTTGTAGTTGAGGACAAGCAGTCCGTTATCACAATTGACAAGAAGGCACTTGGCGCTGAGGAAATTCCCGCTTCCGCAGGTAAGGCAACATTCGTACTTACAGCAGAGGACGAGGGCAAGACTCTCGAGGGCGTAAAGGTCGGCGACAAGACACTGACAAAGGACGACAAGTCCACAACATTCACAGGCAACAGCACAAAGTTCACAGGCTTAAAGGACGGCAAGTACAGTCTCGAAGAGACAGTTGCTCCCGACGGCTATACAACAGTTACAAAGTTCACATTCGACATCGAGAACGGTGTAGTAAAGAACGTTGAGGCAGTAACAGACGGCAACGCTTACGTTGACGAAAAGGGCAACCTTGTAGTTGAGGACAAGCAGTCCGTTATCACGATCGACAAGAAGGCACTTGGCGCTAAGGAAATTCCCGCTTCCGCAGGTAAGGCAACATTTGTACTTACAGCAGAGGACGAGGGCAAGACTCTCGAGGGAGTAAAGGTCGGCGACAAGACACTGACAAAGGACGACAAGTCCACAACATTCACAGGCAACAGCACAAAGTTCACAGGCTTAAAGGACGGCAAGTACAGTCTCGAAGAGACAGCTGCTCCTGACGGCTATTCAGTAGTTTCAAAGTTCACTTTCATTATGGAGAACGGCGTTGTTACAAAGGTCGACGCTGTAACAAACGGCAGGACTTCAGTTGCTGAGGACGGAAAGACACTCGTTATCGAGGACGCTAACTACGTAAGCATCAGCAAGAAGGACATCTCAGGTGAAGATGAGATAAGCGGAGCTGCACTGGAGCTCACAAACTCCGACGTTGACTGGACTTCAATTATCGAAGCCAACAGCGGCGATAAGGACTTCACAAAGGTTTACGACAGCGACAAGAACATTATCGGTATCCAGTGGGTATCAGGCGATACTGCAAAGATCGTTCAGGCACTCAAGGACGGTAAGTACAAGCTGAAGGAAACAGGTGACAAGTTCACAAGCGGCGGCAAGGTTTATGACGTAATCACTTCCGAGCTGGAGTTCACTATCAAGAACAGTAAGATAGTTGATGCATCAGGCAAGGATATCAAGGCTGAGCACGACAAGACATCTGCTGACGGCTACTACTTAGTAGACAAGGCAGGCAATGCTATCGAGGTATGCGATGCTCAGGCTACAACAACTACAACTACAACTACAACTACAAGCACAACTACAACAACAAGCACAACTACAACTTCTACAACAACTACCACTACCACAACAACAACTACAACCACAACAAGCACTACTACAACGACGACTACAACTACAACAACTACCACTACCACAACAACAACTACTACCACAACCACAACCACAACTCCAACAACAACTTCTACAACAACGACTACACTTGCTAAGGTCAATATCAATAAGGTTGACGACCTGAACGGCAAGGAGGTCAAGGGCGCTAAGCTCACTCTCGTAGGAAGAGATGCTTCCGATACTCCTATCACATTCGTGGACGGTCAGCTCAATGTCGGCAAGGGCGGCGAGGCTATCAACAGCGTTGGCGGTGCTCTCGTATGGCTCTCAGGTGACGAAAAGACTGTAGTTACAGTTCAGGACGGTACTTATGTACTCGATGAGCTTGCAGCTCCTAACGGATATGAAAAGGCTACAAGGATAACATTTGAGGTCAAGGACGGTAAGGTAGTAAAGGGCGGCAAGTCTGCGGATACAGTTGAAATGGTAGACAAGATAATCGTTACCACTACAACTACAACAACGACTACAACCACCACCACAACAACAACAACTACTACAACTACCACGACTACTACAACTACCACGACTACTACGACCACAACAAGCACTACGACTTCAACCACAACTACTACAACACCTACAACAACCTCTACTACAACAACTACACTTGCTAAGGTCAATATCAACAAGGTAGACGATCTGAACAGCAAGGAAGTTAAGGGTGCAAAGCTTACCCTCACAGGTAAGGACGCAAGCGACAAGCCGATCACCTTCAAGGACGGTCAGCTTACAGTCGGCAAGGGCGGCGAAGCAGTCAACAGCGTTGGCAATGCTCTCGTATGGCTCTCAGGCGACGAAAAGACAATAGTTTCAGTTGCAGACGGAACATATACACTTGAAGAGCTTGCAGCTCCGAATGGATATGAGAAGGCTACAGCTATCACATTCGAGGTCAAGGACGGCAAGGTAGTAAAGGGCGGCAAGTCCGAGGATACAGTTGAAATGGTAGACGAGATCATCGTTACTACTACAACAACTACAACGACGACTACAACTACCACAACAACAACTACTACGACAACCACGACCACAACATCAACAACAACTACCACAACTACTACGACCACCACAACTACAACTACATCAACAACTACTACGACCACAACTACTACAACAACTACAACTGCTGCAGCTACAACAGTTACTACAACTGTTACAGCAGCTGTAAAGATCGACAAGCAGGACGTTTACGGTGCTGAGGTCCCCGGCGCAGAGCTCTCTATCTCAGGTAAGGATAAGAGCGGCGAAGCTGTGGAATTCAAGGACGGCGACATCGAGCTTGGCGAGGGTGCTGAATTTGTAAGAAAGACAGGCACCGCTGCATCATGGATCTCAGGTACTTCCGCTACAGAGATCAGGCTTACAGACGGTAACTACACTCTCCATGAGGTAGCTGCTCCTACAGGCTATGTTGTAGCAACAGATATCGTATTCGAGATCATTGACGGCAAGGTGGTTTCAGTTGACGGAAAGGCAACCTCTGAGCAGACTATCATTATGATAGACGAGGCAGTTGTTACTACTACAACAAAGAGCCGTGTAGACGGTATGGACGTTTCCAGAACCACTACAACGACTACAACTACAGATACAACAACTACAACAACTACTACTACCACAACAACAACGACTGCTACAACTACAACAGATACTACAACAACTACTACTGTTCCCGAGACAACTACAACAACAGAGGAGACCACAACTACAACTGCAACAACTACTGCTACTACAACAACAAAGGCATCTACCACCACAAAGGGTAAGATAGCTACAGCAAATTCTCCTAAGACGGGCGTTAAGGGCATCAGTGCAGCACTTGCGATACTCGCACTTGCAGCAGGCGGCGCTTTCGCAGCTCGTTCAAGAAAGAGAAACGACGACTGA
- a CDS encoding magnesium transporter CorA family protein, which translates to MINFYSYINGSLSQCEAPSAGCWISVIDPTPVEVKELIEDYGLDSGFVKSALDEEESSRIEREDNQTLVIIDTPVSAVDEDKTKNFYTLPMGIIVTEEYVFTISIRETQIISEAKRGGIRNLRPDFKTRFVLQLLLRISALFLTYLKQIDKISSAAEQELHDAMKNELLMQLLALEKSLVYFSTSLKANEATIEKIFRGRVIKLYDEDQDLLEDVLIEMKQAIEMASIYSGILSSMMDGFSSIISNNQNIVMWRLTIVTIILQIPNIMFAFYGINTNDIPFNYTWVALSLTAFLTGITAFVLLKWKKK; encoded by the coding sequence ATGATAAACTTTTACAGTTACATCAACGGTTCGCTGTCCCAGTGCGAAGCTCCGTCTGCTGGCTGCTGGATATCGGTTATTGATCCGACTCCAGTAGAGGTGAAGGAGCTTATCGAGGACTACGGTCTGGACAGCGGCTTCGTTAAGTCCGCACTCGACGAGGAGGAGTCATCCCGTATCGAGCGCGAGGACAACCAGACTCTCGTTATCATAGATACTCCTGTATCTGCTGTTGACGAGGACAAGACCAAGAACTTCTATACCCTGCCTATGGGTATAATTGTTACGGAGGAGTACGTTTTCACTATCTCTATCCGTGAAACACAGATAATAAGCGAGGCAAAGAGAGGCGGCATACGCAATCTCCGCCCCGATTTCAAGACAAGATTCGTGCTTCAGCTGCTGCTGAGGATATCTGCTCTGTTCCTTACCTACCTGAAACAGATCGATAAGATATCATCGGCTGCCGAGCAGGAGCTCCACGACGCCATGAAGAACGAGCTTCTCATGCAGCTCCTTGCATTGGAGAAGTCTCTCGTATATTTCTCTACTTCACTCAAGGCTAATGAGGCGACTATCGAGAAGATATTCCGCGGCAGAGTAATAAAGCTCTACGACGAGGATCAGGATCTTCTGGAAGACGTTCTCATCGAGATGAAGCAGGCTATCGAGATGGCAAGTATCTATTCGGGAATCCTGTCCAGTATGATGGACGGCTTCTCGTCCATAATCTCAAATAACCAGAATATCGTTATGTGGCGACTGACTATCGTCACTATCATACTTCAGATACCCAATATCATGTTTGCGTTCTACGGTATCAATACCAATGATATACCGTTCAACTATACATGGGTGGCCCTTTCGCTGACCGCATTCCTCACAGGAATAACGGCGTTTGTGCTGCTGAAATGGAAGAAGAAATAG